The Sesamum indicum cultivar Zhongzhi No. 13 linkage group LG2, S_indicum_v1.0, whole genome shotgun sequence genome contains a region encoding:
- the LOC105155624 gene encoding lactation elevated protein 1-like: MRAVIRAVKKFRPAFRGNSIFGEAARKQDIWFDMNIRSLYSLSRNVGAYRCRHPSYMISRVISADATKVTNEEVSRDGPLVEYERRIAAGELLDGDACQQGTLGELQSLYDELVANAEACRLDRYATSEKAGRSRWLWSRFIPQTSYAPVKGLYLYGGVGTGKTMLMDLFYDQLPCNWRKKRIHFHDFMLNVHCRLQKHKGVADPLEVVAGELSDDSILLCLDEFMVTDVADALILNRLFRHLFSNGAILVATSNRAPDNLYEGGLQRDLFLPFIATLKERCVVHEIGSSLDYRKMTMAEQGFYFVGRHLSSLLNQKFQQLIGEHVATPQEVEVIMGRKLQVPLGANGCAYFPFEELCDRPLGAADYFGLCKNFHTLALEGVPIFGLSNKTAAYRFVTLVDVMYENRARLLCTAEGMPVELFDRIVTIAEAKQMARRTSSRSTKSDVSDVCVDNELGFAKDRTISRLTEMNSRQYLEQHAEMLADKQAAVA, encoded by the exons ATGAGGGCAGTTATTCGGGCCGTAAAGAAATTTAGGCCTGCTTTTCGAGGGAACTCCATTTTTGGTGAAGCTGCAAGGAAACAAGATATTTGGTTCGATATGAATATCCGTTCTTTATACAGCTTATCAAGAAATGTAGGCGCTTATCGATGTAGACATCCATCTTACATGATCTCCAGAGTTATTTCAGCTGATGCCACTAAAGTAACTAATGAAG AAGTAAGCAGAGATGGACCACTCGTGGAGTATGAGAGGAGGATAGCTGCTGGTGAACTTTTGGATGGAGACGCTTGCCAA CAAGGAACCTTAGGAGAGCTTCAGAGCCTGTATGATGAGCTTGTTGCAAACGCAGAAGCTTGCCGGTTGGATAGATATGCAACTTCGGAGAAAGCAGGGAG GAGTAGGTGGTTGTGGTCGCGTTTCATACCCCAAACTTCGTATGCACCCGTTAAAGGACTTTATCTTTATGGAGGAGTTGGCACCGGCAAGACTATGTTGATGGACTTGTTCTATGATCAGTT GCCTTGCAACtggaggaagaagaggatccatttCCACGATTTCATGCTAAATGTTCATTGCCGTTTGCAA AAGCACAAGGGCGTGGCAGATCCTTTAGAAGTTGTTGCCGGAGAGCTATCAGATGATTCTATCTTGTTATGCCTCGATGAATTCATG GTAACGGATGTGGCCGATGCCTTAATTCTAAATCGCCTATTCAGACATCTATTTAGCAATGGTGCT ATTCTCGTTGCTACTTCAAATCGAGCACCGGATAATCTTTATGAAGGAGGACTACAGAGGGACCTGTTTCTTCCTTTTATCGCCACTTTAAAG GAAAGATGTGTAGTTCACGAAATCGGTTCATCTTTGGACTACCGGAAAATGACAATG GCAGAGCAAGGTTTCTATTTTGTCGGCAGACATTTGTCCAGCCTTCTCaaccaaaaatttcaacaattaaTTGGAGAACATGTAGCTACTCCACAAGAGGTTGAAGTCATTATGGGCCGAAAACTGCAG GTTCCACTGGGCGCCAATGGATGTGCATATTTTCCTTTCGAGGAACTGTGTGACAGGCCTCTTGGAGCTGCAGACTATTTTGGTTTATGCA AGAATTTTCATACGCTGGCTTTGGAAGGTGTGCCGATTTTCGGGCTCTCCAATAAGACAGCTGCATATCGGTTCGTCACTTTGGTTGAT GTTATGTATGAGAATCGGGCTAGATTATTGTGCACTGCTGAGGGGATGCCGGTCGAACTTTTCGACCGAATAGTGACAATAGCTGAAGCTAAGCAAATGGCACGCAGAACTTCTTCAAGATCAACAAAGTCTGATGTTTCCGACGTTTGCGTGGACAATGAATTGGGGTTCGCCAAAGATCGCACCATCAGTAG